One region of Skermanella mucosa genomic DNA includes:
- the nosP gene encoding nitric oxide-sensing protein NosP — protein sequence MAKGPRTGRVGGRTSRVPARKHLDDLVKAAPLPPPAEAEPPVPVQAAGAVGRAAIDARSPRLRRGMSHALDPRQAARDLYEAVAQPDMAFVLVFCSPQYDLEALGPALAELFDDTLVIGCTTAGEITPVGYMTGSITGVSFPGSDFSAVAERIDDLEGFEIAHAHALVRSLSARRDAALDAAALDATLDDREPVAGKSFALLLIDGLSVREELVVSSIYSALGDIPLFGGSAGDDLRFTRTWILHDGEFRSNAAVLVLVDTVRRFTVFRTEHFVSSDRKMVVTEADPARRIVTEINAEPAGREYARMVGLEGEPLTPMIFAAYPVVVRVGGEYHVRSIQKVNDDESLTFFCAIDEGIVLTVAEGVDLVQNLESLFSRLHEDVGEPELILGCDCILRSLEMEQKQIKHLVSKVLARNNVIGFCTYGEQFNAMHVNQTFTGVAIGARCES from the coding sequence ATGGCCAAGGGGCCTCGCACCGGCCGCGTCGGCGGTCGGACTTCGCGCGTGCCGGCTCGCAAGCACCTGGACGACCTGGTGAAGGCGGCTCCTCTGCCGCCTCCCGCCGAGGCGGAGCCCCCGGTGCCGGTCCAGGCGGCGGGCGCCGTGGGCCGGGCCGCGATCGATGCCCGGTCCCCGCGCCTGCGCCGGGGCATGAGCCACGCCCTCGACCCCCGCCAGGCCGCCCGCGACCTGTACGAGGCCGTCGCCCAGCCCGACATGGCTTTCGTCCTGGTGTTCTGCTCTCCCCAGTACGACCTGGAAGCGCTCGGTCCCGCGCTGGCCGAGCTGTTCGACGACACCCTGGTGATCGGCTGCACCACGGCGGGCGAGATCACGCCGGTCGGCTACATGACCGGGTCGATCACCGGGGTCAGCTTCCCGGGCAGCGACTTCTCCGCCGTGGCCGAGCGGATCGACGACCTGGAAGGGTTCGAGATCGCCCATGCTCACGCCCTGGTCCGCAGCCTGTCGGCCCGCCGGGACGCCGCCCTCGACGCCGCCGCCCTCGACGCCACCCTTGACGACCGCGAGCCCGTCGCCGGCAAGAGCTTCGCCCTCCTGCTGATCGACGGGCTGTCCGTGCGGGAGGAGCTGGTGGTCAGCTCGATCTACTCGGCGCTCGGCGACATCCCGCTGTTCGGCGGCTCGGCCGGGGACGACCTCCGGTTCACCCGAACCTGGATTCTCCACGACGGCGAATTCCGCAGCAACGCCGCCGTCCTGGTGCTGGTCGACACAGTGCGCCGCTTCACCGTCTTCCGCACCGAGCATTTCGTCAGCTCCGACCGCAAGATGGTGGTGACCGAGGCCGATCCCGCCCGCCGCATCGTGACGGAGATCAATGCCGAGCCGGCCGGGCGGGAGTATGCCCGGATGGTCGGGCTGGAGGGCGAGCCGCTGACCCCGATGATCTTCGCCGCATATCCCGTCGTGGTGCGGGTCGGCGGCGAATACCATGTGCGGTCGATCCAGAAGGTCAATGACGACGAGAGCCTCACCTTCTTCTGCGCCATCGACGAGGGCATCGTGCTGACCGTCGCGGAGGGCGTGGACCTCGTCCAGAACCTGGAGAGCCTGTTCAGCCGGCTCCACGAGGATGTCGGCGAGCCGGAGCTGATCCTGGGCTGCGACTGCATCCTGCGCAGCCTGGAGATGGAGCAGAAGCAGATCAAGCACCTGGTTTCCAAGGTGCTCGCCCGCAACAACGTGATCGGGTTCTGCACCTACGGAGAGCAGTTCAACGCGATGCATGTCAACCAGACCTTCACCGGCGTCGCCATAGGTGCGCGATGCGAGTCCTGA
- a CDS encoding NahK/ErcS family hybrid sensor histidine kinase/response regulator, whose translation MRVLTLASPAPEPGQTPEQQRIAELERENRKLHRINKVLMDRVERSMDFQGSAFSLFQTAIVLETKVRERTLELERTLRELERSNRDLARAKEMAETVQARLAEAIESVNEGFALFDGDDRLVMCNSKYLAFWPAFDDRIRPGITFDEIARLAVETRSVQDVRDGGQGWFHQRMVQHRNPQGPYVHALADGRWMQVNERRTRDGGVVGVYTDITDLKRDETRRREQELAEKTVLLQATLDNIAQGVAVYDKDLKLVAWNDNFAHLLDLPPDVVRHGATYQDFVRHNTRLGWAGLSGMAMSYQDLAERPLALEEEWQGRVLDIRRTVMPGGGFVNTYTDITARKRNEEALRDSERRIRTITDAMPALIAYVDSEQRFRFVNKPYEDWFNRPREEIDGQPMWVALGRQHYEQRRPNVLAALAGQEVTFEMELPAENGAVRYALATYIPHFGENGEVLGYFALIQDITERRMVAEALKESKESLERRVDERTAALMALNGKLHQEIAERKQIEEALRVAKADAEQANLSKTKFLAAASHDLLQPLNAARLFVSALSDLEQTPQNASLIDNTDVALAAVEDLLGALLDISKLDAGVVQAEPGAFPIESLLGAMATEYAAQAKERNLEFRVVSSSAVVHSDIRLLRRILQNFLSNAMRYTRTGRVLLGCRQAAGRLRIEVWDTGPGIPEDKLAEIFEEFRRLGNDQNARDRGMGLGLAIVERVARMLDHRVGVRSVPGRGSVFSVIVPFGERGRTARPPQPAPAAVANRLAGSLVLVIDNERSILSGMTALLEGWRCTVVTATTGCEAIGILDGMERAPDIAIADYHLEDGATGVAELQRVARHCGAPIPSLIITANRLPEVQEEVNASGFQLLNKPVKPAQLRSLMTSMLS comes from the coding sequence ATGCGAGTCCTGACCCTTGCATCCCCGGCCCCCGAGCCGGGCCAGACGCCGGAACAGCAGCGCATCGCCGAGCTGGAACGCGAGAACCGGAAGCTTCACCGCATCAACAAGGTCCTGATGGACCGGGTCGAGCGCAGCATGGACTTCCAGGGCAGCGCCTTCTCGCTGTTCCAGACCGCCATCGTGCTGGAGACCAAGGTCCGCGAGCGGACGCTGGAGCTGGAGCGGACGCTGCGCGAGCTGGAGCGCTCCAACCGCGACCTCGCCCGCGCCAAGGAGATGGCGGAGACGGTGCAGGCCCGGCTGGCCGAGGCGATCGAGTCGGTCAACGAGGGCTTCGCCCTGTTCGACGGCGACGACCGGCTGGTCATGTGCAATAGCAAGTACCTGGCCTTCTGGCCGGCCTTCGACGACCGGATCCGGCCCGGCATCACCTTCGACGAGATCGCCCGGCTGGCGGTCGAGACCCGGTCGGTGCAGGACGTCCGGGACGGCGGCCAGGGCTGGTTCCACCAGCGCATGGTCCAGCACCGCAACCCCCAGGGACCCTATGTCCACGCGCTGGCCGACGGCCGCTGGATGCAGGTCAACGAGCGGCGCACCCGCGACGGCGGCGTGGTCGGCGTCTATACCGACATCACCGACCTGAAGCGCGACGAGACCCGCCGGCGGGAGCAGGAGCTGGCGGAGAAGACGGTGCTTCTCCAGGCCACCCTGGACAACATCGCCCAGGGCGTCGCGGTCTATGACAAGGACCTGAAGCTGGTCGCCTGGAACGACAATTTCGCCCATCTGCTCGACCTGCCGCCCGACGTGGTGCGGCACGGCGCCACTTACCAGGACTTCGTCCGGCACAATACCCGCCTCGGCTGGGCGGGGCTCAGCGGCATGGCGATGTCCTACCAGGACCTGGCGGAACGGCCCCTGGCGCTGGAGGAGGAGTGGCAGGGCAGGGTGCTCGACATCCGGCGCACGGTCATGCCCGGTGGCGGCTTCGTCAACACCTACACCGACATCACCGCGCGCAAGCGGAACGAGGAGGCGCTGCGCGACAGCGAGCGGCGCATCCGCACCATCACCGACGCGATGCCGGCCCTGATCGCCTATGTGGACAGCGAGCAGCGCTTCCGCTTCGTCAACAAGCCCTACGAGGACTGGTTCAACCGCCCGCGGGAGGAGATCGACGGCCAGCCCATGTGGGTGGCGCTGGGCCGCCAGCATTACGAGCAGCGCCGGCCCAACGTGCTGGCGGCGCTCGCCGGGCAGGAAGTCACCTTCGAGATGGAACTTCCGGCCGAGAACGGCGCCGTCCGCTACGCGCTGGCCACATACATCCCCCATTTCGGCGAGAACGGCGAGGTGCTGGGCTATTTCGCCCTGATCCAGGACATCACCGAGCGCCGCATGGTCGCCGAGGCGCTGAAGGAATCGAAGGAAAGCCTGGAGCGCCGCGTGGACGAGCGCACCGCCGCCCTGATGGCGCTGAACGGCAAGCTCCACCAGGAGATCGCCGAGCGCAAGCAGATCGAGGAGGCGCTGCGGGTCGCCAAGGCCGACGCCGAGCAGGCCAACCTGTCCAAGACCAAGTTCCTGGCCGCCGCCAGCCACGACCTGCTGCAACCCCTCAACGCCGCCCGCCTGTTCGTCTCGGCGCTGAGCGACCTGGAGCAGACGCCCCAGAACGCCTCGCTGATCGACAATACCGACGTGGCCCTGGCGGCGGTCGAGGACCTGCTGGGAGCCCTGCTCGACATCAGCAAGCTGGACGCCGGCGTCGTCCAGGCGGAGCCCGGCGCCTTCCCGATCGAATCCCTGCTGGGCGCCATGGCGACCGAGTACGCGGCCCAGGCGAAGGAACGGAACCTGGAGTTCCGCGTCGTGTCGAGCAGCGCCGTCGTCCACAGCGACATCCGTCTGCTCCGCCGCATCCTCCAGAACTTCCTCAGCAACGCCATGCGCTACACCCGCACCGGCCGCGTGCTGCTGGGTTGCCGACAGGCCGCGGGCCGCCTGCGCATAGAGGTGTGGGACACGGGTCCCGGCATCCCCGAGGACAAGCTGGCCGAGATCTTCGAGGAGTTCCGCCGCCTGGGCAACGACCAGAACGCCCGCGACCGAGGCATGGGCCTGGGGCTCGCGATCGTCGAGCGCGTCGCCCGCATGCTCGACCACCGCGTCGGCGTCCGCTCGGTTCCCGGCCGGGGATCGGTCTTCTCCGTGATCGTGCCGTTCGGCGAGCGCGGCCGCACCGCTCGCCCGCCCCAGCCGGCCCCCGCCGCCGTCGCGAACCGGCTCGCCGGCTCCCTGGTGCTGGTGATCGACAACGAGCGCAGCATCCTGTCCGGCATGACGGCCCTGCTGGAGGGCTGGCGCTGCACGGTCGTGACCGCCACGACGGGGTGCGAGGCCATCGGCATCCTGGACGGGATGGAACGCGCCCCCGACATCGCCATCGCCGACTACCACCTGGAAGACGGCGCCACCGGCGTCGCCGAACTCCAGCGCGTCGCCCGCCACTGCGGCGCCCCCATTCCCAGCCTGATCATCACCGCCAACCGCCTGCCCGAGGTCCAGGAGGAAGTCAACGCCAGCGGCTTCCAGCTCCTCAACAAGCCGGTGAAGCCGGCACAGCTGCGCTCCCTGATGACAAGCATGCTGAGCTGA
- a CDS encoding type II toxin-antitoxin system HicB family antitoxin, whose product MPRFEIRPLAADEGGGYLIEFPDYPGCVADGETPEDAIREGRDALTSYVRTLEELGRPVPSPGEDAYTGQWRQRVPKSLHAALSRRAEREGVSLNMLVTALLAEGLGRGIER is encoded by the coding sequence TTGCCGAGATTTGAGATCCGACCGCTGGCCGCTGACGAAGGAGGCGGCTATCTGATCGAGTTCCCCGACTATCCCGGATGCGTGGCCGATGGCGAAACACCGGAGGATGCGATCCGGGAGGGGCGTGACGCGCTCACGTCCTATGTCCGCACGCTGGAGGAGTTGGGACGCCCGGTACCGTCGCCCGGTGAGGACGCCTATACCGGACAGTGGCGCCAGCGAGTACCGAAGTCGCTGCACGCGGCCCTGTCGCGCCGCGCGGAGCGGGAGGGCGTCTCGCTCAACATGCTCGTGACGGCGCTGCTTGCGGAAGGGTTGGGCCGGGGGATCGAACGGTAG
- a CDS encoding methyl-accepting chemotaxis protein, translating into MESPKGVSIRTMLTLVFCSVVVFLVSLIILDSTKSLKTFSEVRTVQAVTQASHDVFTAMQAIRLERGATRRVLLHPVNSEPATMEKLPGWRSQSADVVNVVAGICARMPCAAGLGEVEVRDAMAKLDSLRRDADAALQVDVGQRPRQLIDTWMGSTGSTLELLAKISSVLLEPARAMDPMFSELIGVKDAAVIAREASTPIRVMFDSAVAKQGITAEDRLQMALVRGRLDTAWRMLKEAAQRPGALEPIKAAVAAAERSYMNDYLQKREAVLTAIGAGQDLPVRLDELNVLADRSQSDLDAVANVALDEMNRHAAEKEAAAATALMANGAIFMAAIILGIAGLRIVRRRVTTPIRGIVEAMRRVARGDVSGEVPFTDRHDEIGALADALLVFKDNAVERERLEAAQAEERSAKERRAAEIDMLIRNFDQGVTGILRTVSAAATELDSTAQSMAAIAEETSRQVTASAAAAEQTSANVQTVAAAAEEMSGSLQEIARQVTRSTGIANAAVQQAEQTNGTVQGLAEAAHKIGEVVDLISNIANQTNLLALNATIEAARAGEAGKGFAVVASEAKNLATATAKATDEISSHITNMQAASTGAVGAIEGIGGTIRQINDITVTIAAAVEEQTAATGEISRNVTQAAAGTQEVSANVGQVTQASDQTGAAANQVRSAAGQLAQQSEMLRGEVERFLASIKAA; encoded by the coding sequence ATGGAATCGCCAAAAGGCGTCAGCATCAGGACGATGCTGACGCTCGTCTTCTGCAGTGTCGTGGTTTTTCTGGTTTCGCTGATCATCCTGGATAGTACGAAGTCCCTGAAAACTTTTTCGGAGGTGCGCACCGTGCAAGCGGTGACCCAGGCTTCGCATGATGTCTTCACGGCGATGCAGGCGATCCGGCTCGAACGCGGCGCTACCCGTCGCGTCCTTCTGCATCCCGTCAACTCCGAACCGGCCACGATGGAAAAGCTGCCTGGCTGGCGCAGCCAATCCGCGGACGTCGTGAACGTCGTCGCGGGGATTTGCGCCCGGATGCCCTGCGCGGCCGGACTGGGGGAAGTCGAGGTCCGTGATGCCATGGCGAAGCTGGACAGCCTCCGTCGCGATGCGGATGCCGCCTTGCAGGTCGATGTCGGCCAGCGTCCCAGGCAACTTATCGACACATGGATGGGAAGCACGGGGAGCACCTTGGAACTGCTTGCCAAGATCTCCAGCGTCCTGTTGGAACCGGCACGCGCGATGGATCCCATGTTCAGCGAACTGATCGGCGTCAAGGACGCCGCCGTGATCGCACGCGAAGCATCCACCCCCATCCGCGTGATGTTCGACAGCGCCGTAGCGAAGCAGGGGATCACCGCCGAGGATCGGCTCCAGATGGCGCTGGTCCGCGGTCGGTTGGACACGGCGTGGCGGATGCTCAAGGAGGCTGCACAGCGTCCCGGCGCGCTCGAACCGATCAAAGCCGCGGTAGCCGCGGCTGAGCGCAGCTACATGAACGATTACCTGCAGAAGCGCGAAGCCGTCTTGACCGCCATCGGCGCCGGGCAGGATCTGCCCGTTCGCCTGGACGAACTGAATGTCCTTGCCGACAGGTCGCAATCCGACCTGGACGCGGTGGCCAACGTGGCGCTCGACGAAATGAACCGGCATGCCGCGGAGAAGGAGGCAGCGGCGGCGACCGCGCTGATGGCCAACGGAGCCATCTTCATGGCCGCGATCATTCTGGGCATCGCCGGGCTGAGGATCGTTCGCCGCCGTGTCACGACCCCGATCCGCGGTATCGTGGAGGCGATGCGGCGCGTGGCCCGGGGCGACGTTTCGGGCGAGGTGCCCTTCACGGACCGCCATGACGAGATCGGCGCCCTTGCGGACGCCCTGCTGGTCTTCAAGGACAATGCGGTCGAGCGCGAGCGCCTGGAAGCGGCTCAAGCCGAGGAGCGCAGCGCCAAGGAACGCCGCGCCGCCGAGATCGACATGCTGATCCGGAACTTCGACCAGGGCGTCACCGGGATCCTGCGGACGGTGAGCGCGGCGGCCACCGAGCTGGACAGCACGGCACAAAGCATGGCCGCCATCGCGGAGGAAACCAGCCGGCAGGTCACAGCCTCGGCCGCCGCGGCCGAACAGACCTCGGCCAATGTCCAGACGGTCGCCGCGGCCGCGGAGGAAATGTCCGGCTCGCTCCAGGAGATCGCGCGGCAGGTCACCCGCTCCACCGGCATAGCCAACGCGGCCGTGCAGCAGGCGGAGCAGACCAACGGTACGGTCCAGGGACTTGCCGAGGCGGCGCACAAGATCGGCGAAGTGGTCGATCTGATCTCCAACATCGCCAACCAGACCAACCTGCTGGCCCTGAACGCCACGATCGAGGCGGCGCGCGCCGGGGAGGCGGGGAAAGGTTTCGCGGTGGTCGCGTCGGAGGCGAAGAACCTCGCGACCGCGACCGCCAAGGCGACCGACGAGATATCGTCCCATATCACCAACATGCAGGCGGCATCGACCGGAGCCGTGGGCGCCATCGAGGGAATTGGCGGCACCATCCGCCAGATCAACGACATCACCGTCACGATCGCGGCGGCGGTCGAGGAACAGACCGCGGCGACCGGCGAAATCTCGCGCAACGTCACCCAGGCAGCCGCCGGTACCCAGGAGGTCTCCGCCAATGTCGGGCAAGTGACCCAGGCGTCGGACCAGACCGGAGCCGCCGCCAACCAAGTGCGCAGCGCGGCGGGCCAGTTGGCCCAGCAGTCCGAAATGCTTCGCGGCGAGGTGGAGCGCTTCCTGGCCAGCATCAAGGCCGCCTGA